ATTCTTCAGCGCGATGAGTTGTTGAGTTCGGTAAATGATGCTTAGTGTTTACTGCCATTTCTTGGGTAAATTTTCAAACAGATTGTTAAAGTTTCTGCGTCCTCTTTTTTTGACTGTACGGAGAAAGTTGCTATTCATCCTTATCATGTCTCACCAACCGCGCTTCATTTTGTTGGCCTGGCCGTTGTGTTTGGTTTAAAGTTAGAAAAcatctgtgtatatatatatcatcctctcattttataatataattttaaataataaatttataaaaaaatataataaataatttttaataatttaatattacattatgaaataataaaaattaaaatgatgaataacattactCTCAAAGTTATATCACTTCTAAAGTTCTCTCTTAATTGGCAAGTTTGctccaaaaagaaagaaaagcagcAGTTAGGTATGTCTTTCCAGCGCCATTAATTTCGTTTTTGAAGTTTAAGCAACACATTCAAATCTAAATAGTGCATCAGAAAAAGGGGTAACACAGATGTATATGGTTTTCttcttcataattaattatttaatttctttgctTTGGATTTAAGTTGAAATCATATTCTCTGCTTGAGCATCACATCGGAACCTCTCCCTATCTCTCTGTTTCTTATATCTGTATATAAATGAAGCAGTTGGCTGTTCTTTCTCCATATTCAAACCAAGCACATTCCAGTACCCTTTTCTTGGTTTAACTAAATATAGCAATCTCTTCCTAGTTATCTCAAAACATGATGGCAGACGTTCTTGCATGTCTGGTCATCTTTACTACTGCAATCTTCAGCTCTGCTGTCGCATCCGATCCTGACTCCCTTCAGGATCTCTGCGTTGCTGCTCCCACTTcaggtatatgatatgatatttatttgaATGCTCAGGGTagatgtatataattttgttgggttgttgaATGTACTTTCTCATATACGTACGCGGTACGTACTCATTCATGTAACAGATAAAAAGGTGAACGGATTTTTATGCAAGGACGAGGCAAATGTAACGGCAGCTGATTTCACCTTCGACGGTCTGGCTAAGCCAGGACTTGTTAACAACTCGTTTGGTTCAGTTGCAAAGCCGGCCAACGTGAATCAGATTCCAGGTCTCAACACCCTGGGGGTGTCGATGGCGCGAATCGACTATGCCCCCGGTGGGCTTAACCCTCCTCACACCCACCCGCGTGGCACTGAGATCGTATTCGTGCTGGAAGGAGAGCTGGATGTGGGCTTCATCACCACAGCAAACAAGCTAATCGCCAAGACCATCAAGAAAGGTGAAATCTTTCTGTTTCCCAAGGGACTCGTCCATTTTCAGAAGAACAACGGCGACAAGCCCGCTTCTGTGATCGCGGCATTCAATAGCCAATTCCCCGGCACCCAAGCCATTGCTCCGACACTTTTCACGGCAACACCACCCGTGCCAGACGATGTGTTGGCTATAGCCTTTCAGGTTGGTAGCAAAGACATTGACAAAATCAAAGCAAAGCTGGCTCCCAAGAAGTAGTACAAAAGTATCAAGTACCAGAGATCATTTACCTTACAAATTCttttcatccatatatatatatatatatatatatatatatatatatatatatatacacacattaagTCTTAATATGGCCCATATTGGAGGAcagattttgaataaaattggaTATGTGCAATGATGTGTGTGAAAGAGTAATTTCTAATTTAAAGCAAAAGAGAATATTATATTCATGAGTAGTTATATGAGGCACGATATGCATTAATCAGACATTAACGGTACTTGTCCTAATTCAGCACTTGTGACATGATCTATCAATGGGTAGAGGAGTTCAGAGATGCTTAGGAATTAAATTCCCTTCATCCGTGCATGGCAGTGTTGTTGGTAATCAGGGGTTGAGACATCCATTTCATGGTAGGTAAAAGTGGACCAGCAAGCTAGCATTAATGCCATGCATAAGTACTATATGTTAATGCAGCTAATTAAACCACTGAAATTCTACTCCTTCGATTCTATATTATTTCGGCT
This genomic interval from Juglans microcarpa x Juglans regia isolate MS1-56 chromosome 4D, Jm3101_v1.0, whole genome shotgun sequence contains the following:
- the LOC121258993 gene encoding germin-like protein subfamily 2 member 4, with protein sequence MMADVLACLVIFTTAIFSSAVASDPDSLQDLCVAAPTSDKKVNGFLCKDEANVTAADFTFDGLAKPGLVNNSFGSVAKPANVNQIPGLNTLGVSMARIDYAPGGLNPPHTHPRGTEIVFVLEGELDVGFITTANKLIAKTIKKGEIFLFPKGLVHFQKNNGDKPASVIAAFNSQFPGTQAIAPTLFTATPPVPDDVLAIAFQVGSKDIDKIKAKLAPKK